A DNA window from Brassica napus cultivar Da-Ae chromosome C1, Da-Ae, whole genome shotgun sequence contains the following coding sequences:
- the LOC106427881 gene encoding exosome complex component RRP42, translating into MVGVSFGEQQFIKGGIAQDLRTDGRKRLTYRDIYVETGVIPQANGSARVRIGGTDVIASVKAEIGRPSSLQPDKGKVAVFIDCSPTAEPTFGGRGGEELSSELALALQICLLGGKSGAGAGINLSSLLIKEGRVCWDLYIDGLVISSDGNLLDALGAAIKAALTNTAIPKVQVSAEVADDEQPEIDISDEEYQQFDTSSVPVIVTLTKVGNHYIVDATAEEESQMSSAVSISVNRGGHICGLTKRGGCGLDPSVILDMISVAKHVSETLMNNLDSKISAAEACEDDES; encoded by the exons ATGGTGGGGGTTTCGTTTGGGGAGCAACAGTTTATTAAAGGTGGGATTGCTCAGGACCTTCGAACTGATGGTCGGAAAAGATTGACTTACCGTGACATCTACGTCGAAACCGGCGTTATTCCGCAG GCTAATGGTTCAGCGAGAGTTAGGATAGGTGGAACTGATGTCATTGCAAGTGTAAAG GCTGAGATTGGGAGGCCAAGTTCACTTCAACCTGATAAAGGAAAGGTTGCTGTTTTCATTGATTGCAGTCCAACAGCAGAACCTACATTTGGG GGGAGAGGTGGTGAGGAGTTGTCTTCTGAGCTTGCTTTGGCTCTTCAGATATGTCTTCTTGGTGGCAAAAGTGGAGCAG GAGCTGGTATAAATTTATCTTCGCTTTTGATCAAAGAAGGAAGAGTCTGCTGGGACCTTTACATAGATGGCCTTGTCATTAGTTCAGATGGGAATCTATTGGATGCACTTGGTGCTGCCATCAAG GCTGCTTTAACGAATACAGCTATACCAAAAGTCCAAGTTTCAGCTGAAGTGGCGGATGATGAGCAACCAGAGATTGACATCAGCGACGAAGAGTATCAACAGTTTGATACTTCCAGTGTCCCAGTCATAGTCACGTTAACTAAA GTGGGGAATCATTACATAGTTGATGCGACAGCGGAAGAGGAGTCTCAGATGAGCTCAGCTGTTTCTATATCCGTGAACCGTGGGGGACATATCTGTGGGTTAACCAAAAGAGGCGGGTGTGGTTTAGACCCGAGCGTCATACTTGACATGATCTCTGTGGCCAAGCATGTGTCAGAGACTCTGATGAACAATCTTGATTCTAAGATTTCAGCTGCAGAGGCCTGTGAAGACGATGAGTCTTGA
- the LOC106427896 gene encoding uncharacterized protein LOC106427896, producing MDNDKGCRRFILVDDEYKFFFDHHLSGGDNTFLPPFDDDNVESETRSLGFKVSGGSKRSKKPINNRVSQKRKRKEIGSEDEASRAVPVATTRESIQRDNRASERRKRKMAEFESASVSRAVPFVNIQRDNKAKKVSVSKVETSRDVPLVRDKEVIQRDNKAKKVSESTKVDTLRDVPLVRAQETTQRDNKARKVSEATKVNTSRDVPLVRAKEVIQQDSKAKKMSEPKVNKDVPLFRTKEVIRRDKRVAERRKKKIDETKAAGTSRVVHVEKVNRDVDKTPRVVPVTQSNKGVSVGTRKKKNEAAVDKDYVSYLTWLVDSLKASTTTVPVQSEKDLLAKVKVEQDTESCSHDDDDDIMVSDSPFLSGDRTTPFVVSKSKTVIDLEKDSTEDESRNCVFTKELMEALEKPYDKRELLKLFGDVSKKKPVIRCKELRNGRVKNYETSELAPSYLEKVSDFDREYKRVNGDDKARLKLLRGFFFYLKNVARAGSFKPWLPENQKKLGQKKQCLQP from the coding sequence ATGGATAATGATAAAGGATGCAGAAGGTTCATCTTGGTTGATGATGAGTACAAGTTCTTCTTTGATCATCATCTTAGTGGTGGCGACAACACTTTTCTCCCTCCCTTTGACGATGACAATGTGGAATCTGAAACTCGTAGTCTTGGTTTCAAGGTTTCTGGTGGTTCAAAAagatcaaagaaaccaatcaacAACAGAGTTTCTcagaagagaaagaggaaagaGATTGGGTCCGAGGATGAGGCTTCAAGAGCTGTTCCGGTAGCTACAACTAGAGAAAGCATTCAACGTGACAATAGAGCTTCTGAACGAAGAAAGAGGAAGATGGCTGAGTTTGAGTCCGCTAGTGTTTCAAGGGCTGTTCCGTTTGTAAACATCCAACGAGACAACAAAGCCAAGAAAGTGTCAGTGTCAAAGGTTGAGACTTCACGGGATGTTCCGTTGGTTAGAGACAAAGAAGTCATCCAACGAGACAACAAAGCTAAGAAAGTGTCAGAGTCAACAAAGGTTGACACTTTAAGGGATGTCCCGTTGGTTAGAGCTCAAGAAACCACCCAACGAGACAACAAAGCTAGGAAAGTGTCAGAGGCAACAAAGGTTAACACTTCACGAGATGTTCCGTTGGTTAGAGCCAAAGAAGTCATCCAACAAGACAGCAAAGCTAAGAAAATGTCAGAGCCAAAGGTTAACAAGGATGTTCCCTTGTTTAGGACCAAAGAAGTCATCAGAAGAGACAAAAGGGTTGCTGaacgaagaaagaagaagattgatGAAACTAAAGCAGCAGGGACTTCAAGGGTTGTTCATGTGGAGAAAGTAAATAGAGATGTAGACAAGACTCCAAGGGTTGTTCCAGTGACACAAAGCAACAAAGGAGTTTCTGTTGggacaaggaagaagaagaatgaagcAGCTGTGGATAAAGACTACGTGAGCTACCTCACATGGCTTGTAGACTCTCTTAAAGCTTCCACAACTACTGTTCCTGTTCAGTCTGAAAAGGATCTATTAGCAAAAGTAAAGGTTGAGCAAGATACTGAGTCTTGTtctcatgatgatgatgatgatataatGGTTAGTGATTCCCCTTTCTTGAGTGGAGATAGAACTACACCTTTTGTGGTGTCCAAGAGCAAGACAGTGATTGATCTCGAGAAAGATAGTACAGAGGACGAGAGTAGAAACTGTGTGTTTACAAAAGAGCTAATGGAAGCTTTGGAGAAACCATATGATAAAAGAGAGTTGTTGAAGCTCTTTGGTGATGTATCAAAGAAAAAACCAGTGATTCGGTGTAAAGAACTGAGAAATGGAAGAGTAAAGAATTATGAGACTTCTGAGTTGGCACCTTCTTATCTTGAGAAAGTGTCTGATTTCGATAGAGAATACAAGCGTGTGAATGGTGATGATAAGGCGAGATTGAAGTTGCTGCGTGGTTTTTTCTTCTACTTGAAGAATGTTGCTCGTGCTGGTTCTTTCAAGCCTTGGTTGCCAGAGAACCAAAAGAAGCTTGGACAAAAGAAGCAATGCTTGCAACCATAA
- the LOC106427873 gene encoding transmembrane emp24 domain-containing protein p24beta2, with the protein MSLKATILILGLVWSFQAALGIRFVIDREECFSHKAEYEGDTLHVSFVVIKSDSQWHFNEDGVDLVIHGPTGEQVHDFREQISAKHDFVVQKKGVYRFCFTNKSPYHETIDFDVQLGHFAYYDQHAKDEHFTPLMEQISKLEEALYNIQFEQHWLEAQTDRQAIVNENMSKRAVHKALFESFALIGASVLQVYLLRRLFERKLGMSRV; encoded by the exons ATGAGCTTGAAGGCTACGATCCTAATCCTAGGGCTCGTGTGGAGCTTCCAGGCAGCGTTAGGGATTAGATTCGTGATAGACAGAGAAGAATGCTTCTCCCACAAGGCTGAATACGAAGGAGATACCCTTCATGTCTCTTTCGTCGTCATCAAGTCTGATTCTCAATGGCATTTCAACGAGGATGGTGTAGATCTTGTG ATACATGGGCCAACAGGGGAACAAGTTCATGACTTCAGGGAGCAGATTAGTGCCAAGCACGACTTTGTTGTCCAGAAGAAAGGGGTTTACCGTTTCTGTTTCACTAACAAGTCTCCTTACCACGAAACTATTGACTTCGATGTACAGCTTGGTCACTTTGCCTACTACGATCAGCACGCAAAGGACG aGCATTTCACTCCGTTGATGGAGCAGATATCGAAGTTAGAGGAGGCTCTTTACAACATTCAGTTTGAGCAGCATTGGTTAGAGGCTCAGACCGATCGTCAAGCCATTG TGAACGAGAACATGAGCAAAAGAGCAGTGCACAAAGCTTTGTTCGAGTCGTTTGCATTGATCGGGGCAAGTGTCCTCCAAGTTTATCTTTTGCGTCGCTTGTTTGAACGCAAACTCGGCATGTCTCGTGTTTAA
- the LOC125580435 gene encoding ribulose-1,5 bisphosphate carboxylase/oxygenase large subunit N-methyltransferase, chloroplastic-like produces the protein MAKASNFLQSTLLPSSSPLRNLRSQPLPLSFPPLPSSRHRPITIHCSVSAGETTKRSLEEAPDISWGCEIDSVENATSLQRWLSDSGLPPQKMAIDKVDIGERGLVASQSLRKGEKLLFVPPSLVISADSVWTNGEAGEVMKRYDVPDWPLLATYLISEASFQKGSRWFNYISALPRQPYSLLYWTRTELDMYLEASQIRERAIERITNVVVTYEDLRSRIFSKHPNLFPKEVFNDETFKWSFGILFSRLVRLPSMDGRFALVPWADMLNHNCEVETYLDYDKSSKGVVFTADRPYQPGEQVFISYGNKSNGELLLSYGFVPREGTNPSDSVELAMSLRKNDTCYKEKLDALKKHGLSTPQCFPVRITGWPLELMAYAYLVVSPPDMSNSFEEMAKAASNKSSTNKDLKYPEIEEEALQFILDSCETSISKYSRFLKESGSMDLDITSPKQLNRKAFLKQLAVDLSTSERRILYRAQYILRRRLRDIRSGELKALRLFSGIRNFFKQ, from the exons ATGGCGAAAGCTTCGAACTTTCTCCAGTCAACCCTCCTCCCATCCTCCTCCCCTCTCCGCAACCTCCGCTCCCAACCTCTACCCCTCTCCTTCCCACCTCTCCCGTCGTCCCGCCACCGTCCCATAACAATCCACTGCTCCGTCTCCGCCGGCGAGACAACAAAACGATCCTTGGAGGAAGCACCTGACATCTCATGGGGCTGCGAGATAGACTCAGTCGAGAACGCCACTTCCCTCCAGAGATGGCTCTCGGACTCAGGCCTCCCGCCTCAGAAGATGGCCATCGACAAGGTCGACATCGGAGAGAGAGGGCTCGTTGCCTCTCAGAGTCTCAGAAAGGGAGAGAAGCTTCTCTTCGTTCCTCCTTCCCTCGTCATCAGTGCTGATTCC GTGTGGACTAATGGTGAGGCTGGTGAAGTGATGAAGCGTTACGATGTTCCGGATTGGCCTTTGCTGGCGACTTATCTGATAAGTGAAGCGAGTTTTCAGAAGGGTTCGAGATGGTTTAACTATATCTCTGCTCTTCCCAGACAGCCTTACTCGCTTTTATACTG GACTCGGACAGAGCTTGATATGTACTTGGAAGCTTCACAGATACGAGAGCGAGCAATCGAAAGAATCACGAATGTTGTTGTAAC TTATGAAGATTTAAGAAGCAGGATATTTTCCAAACACCCTAATCTTTTCCCTAAAGAG GTTTTCAACGATGAGACATTCAAGTGGTCTTTTGGAATCCTATTCTCACGCTTG GTACGGTTGCCATCAATGGATGGAAGATTTGCCTTAGTTCCATGGGCAGATATGCTTAATCACAACTGTGAG GTTGAGACTTACCTAGATTATGATAAGTCCTCAAAAGGAGTTGTCTTTACAGCAGATCGACCATATCAACCAGGTGAGCAG GTTTTCATATCGTATGGCAACAAATCAAACGGAGAGCTGCTGTTATCTTACGGGTTTGTCCCCAGAGAAGGAACCAACCCTAGTGATTCAGTGGAGCTGGCAATGTCACTCAGGAAAAACGACACGTGTTACAAGGAAAAGCTTGATGCTCTAAAGAAACACGGATTATCAAC GCCTCAGTGCTTCCCCGTGCGAATCACTGGTTGGCCATTGGAGCTGATGGCGTATGCTTATCTAGTTGTGAGCCCTCCAGATATGAGTAACAGCTTTGAAGAG ATGGCGAAAGCTGCTTCGAATAAGTCATCAACGAATAAGGATCTAAAGTATCCGGAAATCGAGGAAGAAGCATTGCAGTTCATACTGGATTCATGCGAAACAAGCATATCAAAGTACAGCAGATTTTTAAAG GAAAGTGGATCAAtggatttggacataacatctCCAAAACAGTTGAACAGAAAAGCGTTTCTGAAACAGCTAGCTGTAGACTTGTCCACCAGCGAGCGTAGGATACTGTACCGTGCTCAATAC ATTCTGAGGAGGAGACTGAGAGATATAAGAAGCGGTGAGCTGAAGGCTCTACGGCTTTTTAGTGGAATTAGAAACTTCTTCAAGCAATGA
- the BNAC01G39750D gene encoding GBF-interacting protein 1: MVGGGGGGGGARVSIPAKTRKTIQTIKEITAGNYSEEEIHAMLLECNMNPDEATQRLLLQDPFLEVKKKRDKRKENLTNKDSVEPQWRSAGPGRGGRGGRVNFSSRHSSHDGAGSKNSFRKENGPKQVTDPSASTSQETKTKDNAVSSHSAVMDKTSDVHHPSNRPARSGQGKATGSSVPSNSIESSKNRLALGVNEQKSAGSLPLPRPSSSEVRFTPKSVGEQTVHEQHMGESKFHNRARGVVKTAVNDAYVPRPASSHSNSTGSRPSSNYSNRSHQSVAQRGKEWKPKPVNHNTTQGSVASATAETLVVPTEASEKSAEDVVPSAEDTSRLERQLEDLQIQRQHVIIPNHILVPEAERTKFSFGSFDAGFSITSSSVAFPETEKISVPLSQNSPEVEEEDLSHPTVISTEKEEDNNVYSESPSQVPNDMAGEGITATDAAAPEYDVSKQENMLESEGNQNSFDHVPSNITGIAPPAPGSQLPQFENADPQARDALRIPNFVVQQPFDTASYYAQFYRPGPDSDGRVSPFAASKFNGNVTGLPPRSSQTMQEGGNNLVMSTASPTPLATQAAGLMQSSLPVTQQPVPVFRPPGLHMSHYPPNYMPYGHYFSPFYPPLPTMHPFLSNGAFPQQPQASGVYHTPPPPGAAAPGGKYTLPHYKPGTNAGNLAHVGMPGGYGPSYGSFPAGYNPSSAASAGNSNSNEDLSTLQLKENNGYNTTGQQSEALPVWIAGPGRDVPSSFYGLQHHGQHVTYAPAQAGHVAFPGMYHPGQAVTAPGGVHHPLLQQSQGGVAGGEMVAPGPNVFQQPQQTQMNWPSNY; encoded by the exons ATGGTAggcggcggtggtggtggtggtggcgctAGGGTTTCGATTCCGGCGAAGACTCGGAAGACGATTCAGACGATCAAGGAGATCACTGCTGGGAACTACAGTGAGGAGGAGATTCACGCAATGCTCCTCGAATGCAATATGAATCCCGATGAGGCTACTCAGCGCCTTCTTCTTCAGG ATCCATTCCTTGAGGTTAAGAAGAAGCGTGATAAGAGAAAAGAG AACCTTACCAACAAGGATTCTGTTGAACCACAATGGAGATCTGCTGGCCCAGGCCGTGGTGGCAGGGGTGGTCGGGTGAATTTCTCTTCTCGTCATTCATCACATG ATGGTGCCGGTTCAAAGAATTCTTTCAGAAAAGAAAACGGTCCAAAGCAGGTCACCGATCCATCAGCTTCAACCTCCcaagaaacaaaaactaaagACAATGCAGTGTCAAG CCATTCAGCTGTGATGGATAAAACTTCTGATGTTCATCATCCTTCCAACCGACCAGCTCGTTCAGGCCAAGGCAAAGCTACTGGATCTTCAGTCCCCTCAAACAGCATTGAATCAAGCAAAAATCGTCTAGCATTGGGCGTTAATGAGCAGAAGTCGGCTGGTTCTTTGCCACTCCCTCGTCCATCCTCCTCTGAGGTTCGATTCACTCCCAAATCTGTTGGCGAGCAAACAGTGCATGAACAACACATGGGAGAAAGCAAGTTCCATAACAGAGCTCGTGGGGTTGTGAAGACCGCCGTGAACGACGCTTATGTTCCGAGGCCTGCTTCATCTCATAGCAACAGCACGGGTAGCCGGCCTTCTTCTAACTACAGTAACCGGTCGCATCAGAGCGTTGCTCAAAGAG GTAAGGAATGGAAACCGAAGCCAGTGAACCATAACACCACTCAGGGCTCTGTCGCATCAGCTACAGCCGAAACTCTTGTAGTTCCTACTGAAGCCAGCGAAAAATCTGCTGAAGATGTTGTCCCTTCTGCAGAGGACACATCTAGATTGGAGAGGCAGCTTGAAGACTTGCAGATCCAACGTCAGCATGTTATTATTCCCAACCACATCCTTGTTCCAGAGGCTGAACGAACCAAGTTTAGCTTTGGAAGCTTTGATGCTGGCTTTTCAATAACATCAAGCTCGGTAGCGTTTCCAGAGACTGAGAAAATATCTGTACCTCTCTCTCAGAATTCGCCGGAAGTTGAAGAAGAGGACTTAAG TCACCCAACTGTCATTTCGACTGAAAAGGAGGAGGACAATAATGTTTACTCAGAGTCGCCTTCACAAGTTCCAAATGATATGGCTGGTGAAGGTATTACCGCAACAGATGCAGCAGCTCCAGAGTATGATGTCTCCAAGCAAGAGAATATGTTGGAGTCCGAAGGCAATCAAAACTCTTTTGACCACGTTCCAAGTAATATCACCGGGATCGCTCCTCCAGCTCCTGGGAGCCAGCTTCCACAGTTTGAGAATGCTGACCCTCAAGCACGTGATGCCCTTCGTATTCCCAATTTTGTG GTCCAGCAGCCATTTGATACAGCGAGTTACTATGCTCAGTTCTACCGCCCAGGCCCTGACAGTGATGGCCGTGTTTCTCCCTTTGCTGCGTCCAAATTCAATGGGAATGTTACAGGGTTGCCTCCTCGTTCATCTCAAACCATGCAAGAG GGTGGAAACAATTTGGTGATGTCGACAGCTAGTCCAACTCCATTGGCAACTCAGGCTGCTGGGCTGATGCAGAGCTCTTTACCTGTCACGCAGCAGCCTGTTCCTGTTTTCCGTCCCCCGGGATTACACATGTCGCATTATCCACCAAACTACATGCCATATGGACACTACTTCTCCCCGTTCTATCCACCTCTCCCGACAATGCACCCGTTCTTGAGCAACGGTGCATTTCCCCAGCAACCTCAGGCGAGCGGTGTATATCATACTCCTCCACCCCCTGGAGCTGCTGCACCAGGAGGCAAATACACACTTCCTCATTACAAGCCCGGGACTAACGCAGGAAACTTGGCTCATGTTGGTATGCCTGGTGGTTACGGACCATCGTATGGTTCCTTCCCAGCAGGGTATAATCCCTCCTCTGCTGCTTCAGCTGGGAATTCAAATTCCAATGAGGATCTCAGCACATTGCAGTTGAAGGAAAACAACGGCTACAACACAACAGGGCAACAG AGTGAAGCACTGCCTGTATGGATTGCTGGACCAGGAAGAGATGTGCCAAGCTCTTTCTACGGTTTACAGCACCATGGGCAACACGTGACTTACGCTCCAGCACAAGCTGGTCACGTGGCATTCCCAGGGATGTATCATCCAGGACAAGCAGTGACAGCACCAGGAGGAGTTCATCATCCGCTCTTACAACAGTCTCAAGGTGGTGTCGCTGGAGGTGAAATGGTTGCACCTGGGCCTAAC